In Terriglobia bacterium, a single window of DNA contains:
- a CDS encoding energy transducer TonB has protein sequence MKTKIFLFAMVSVIVCLFFASMSAAQDADARQLLQSAHDVSGLAPLLPYELHAVVVINPGAPNQKKGQIVIYRDQGRSRTDLQVEDYRELKITLGGKLYVARSTPMPIPGLGHLAETDRAWDRMAEDGDAKLSDVSHKKVQNIAANCFEVKALDKHRLCFDPARKVLLQKLDQHFAWEFSDYSAVSGSQNLFPHKITVLVELEKSEKPVVIVQEIEVRHVRYPDNAFAVPEHSLEFETCENLQPAKPLQSPHPDFGQSVIRRNFAAGQVNVYGIVDKEGKVQKVQVLSSDADVQQAVREALKQWRYSPAMCGPTPVATEREIQIPFFEFEGQASGRRSR, from the coding sequence ATGAAAACCAAAATCTTCTTGTTCGCGATGGTGAGCGTCATCGTGTGCCTTTTCTTCGCGTCCATGAGCGCCGCCCAGGACGCCGACGCCCGCCAGTTGCTCCAGTCCGCCCATGATGTCTCCGGACTCGCCCCGCTGCTGCCCTATGAACTTCATGCCGTGGTGGTGATCAATCCTGGCGCGCCAAATCAGAAGAAAGGCCAGATCGTCATTTATCGCGACCAGGGCCGCTCGCGCACCGACCTGCAGGTGGAAGACTATCGCGAACTCAAGATCACCCTCGGCGGCAAGCTTTACGTCGCGCGCTCCACTCCCATGCCCATTCCCGGCCTGGGACACCTGGCGGAAACCGACCGCGCCTGGGACCGCATGGCCGAAGACGGCGACGCCAAGCTCAGCGACGTCTCCCACAAGAAGGTCCAGAACATCGCGGCCAATTGTTTTGAAGTGAAAGCCCTGGACAAGCACCGGTTATGTTTTGATCCGGCCCGAAAAGTCCTGCTGCAAAAGCTTGACCAGCACTTTGCCTGGGAGTTCTCTGACTACTCTGCGGTGAGCGGCAGCCAAAATTTGTTCCCGCACAAGATCACCGTACTGGTGGAGCTGGAGAAGTCTGAAAAACCGGTCGTGATCGTGCAGGAAATTGAAGTCCGTCATGTGCGATATCCCGACAACGCCTTTGCCGTGCCCGAGCACTCCCTGGAATTTGAGACCTGCGAAAACCTGCAACCCGCCAAGCCGCTGCAATCGCCGCACCCGGATTTTGGTCAGAGCGTGATCCGCAGAAATTTTGCCGCCGGTCAGGTGAATGTGTACGGCATTGTTGACAAGGAAGGAAAAGTCCAGAAGGTACAAGTGCTCTCTTCCGATGCGGACGTGCAGCAGGCCGTGCGCGAGGCCCTGAAGCAATGGCGCTACTCGCCCGCCATGTGCGGTCCAACTCCGGTGGCTACGGAACGCGAGATTCAGATTCCGTTCTTCGAGTTCGAAGGCCAGGCCAGCGGCCGACGTTCGCGATAA
- a CDS encoding D-alanine--D-alanine ligase, protein MSKTRVGVLFGGRSGEHEVSLLSAASVLNAINKDKYDVVPIGITKEGRWLAPAHAELLLRGETLRGEAPRGEKPGEHPEAYSRHLRAGDPEATTSAALLARGEAVIVPPSPQAHGLFPFESAAKGGVTREEQGIQVDVIFPVMHGTFGEDGTIQGLLELADIPYVGAGVLGSAAGMDKDVMKKLFAAAGLAIVKHVTVLRAQWEKEPKKVIKEIEKKLKYPVFVKPANLGSSVGISKVHDRKELAPAMDEAARYDRKIVIEEGVGGKKHKARELECSVLGNDEPQASIVGEIVPGAEFYSYDAKYVDEGSKPLIPAPISKKLMKQTQEMAIRAFQAVDCSGLARVDFLMDPKSGRVYLNEINTMPGFTSISMYPKLWAASGLEYPDLIDRLIQLAFERFEEKKKNRYSKA, encoded by the coding sequence ATGAGCAAAACCAGGGTTGGTGTCCTTTTTGGCGGCCGCAGCGGCGAACATGAGGTTTCGTTGCTGTCTGCGGCCTCCGTTCTCAACGCAATCAATAAAGATAAATATGACGTGGTGCCGATCGGCATCACCAAGGAAGGCCGCTGGCTGGCTCCGGCACACGCGGAGCTGCTGTTGCGCGGAGAAACGTTGCGCGGAGAAGCGCCGCGTGGCGAGAAGCCCGGCGAGCATCCGGAAGCCTACTCACGCCACCTCCGCGCCGGCGACCCGGAAGCCACAACGTCCGCCGCTCTGCTGGCCAGAGGCGAAGCCGTGATCGTGCCGCCCTCGCCGCAAGCCCACGGGCTGTTTCCCTTCGAAAGCGCAGCCAAGGGCGGTGTCACAAGAGAAGAACAGGGCATCCAGGTGGATGTGATCTTCCCCGTGATGCACGGCACCTTCGGCGAAGACGGCACCATCCAGGGCCTGCTCGAACTGGCTGACATTCCCTACGTCGGCGCAGGGGTGCTCGGCTCTGCCGCCGGCATGGACAAGGACGTGATGAAGAAACTCTTCGCCGCCGCCGGACTGGCGATCGTCAAGCACGTCACGGTGCTGCGCGCGCAGTGGGAGAAAGAGCCGAAGAAAGTCATTAAAGAAATCGAAAAGAAGCTGAAGTATCCCGTGTTCGTCAAACCCGCTAACCTGGGGTCATCGGTGGGCATTTCCAAAGTACACGACCGCAAGGAGCTTGCGCCGGCCATGGACGAAGCGGCGCGCTACGATCGCAAGATCGTTATTGAAGAAGGCGTGGGCGGCAAGAAGCATAAAGCGCGCGAGCTGGAATGCTCAGTCCTGGGCAACGATGAGCCGCAGGCCTCCATCGTCGGTGAGATTGTGCCCGGAGCCGAGTTTTACAGCTATGACGCCAAGTATGTAGATGAAGGCTCCAAGCCGCTGATCCCGGCGCCCATCAGCAAGAAGCTCATGAAGCAGACGCAGGAGATGGCCATCCGTGCTTTTCAGGCAGTGGACTGCTCCGGCCTGGCCCGTGTGGACTTTCTGATGGACCCCAAATCAGGCCGAGTCTATTTGAATGAGATCAACACAATGCCCGGGTTTACCTCCATCAGCATGTATCCCAAGCTGTGGGCGGCGTCCGGCCTGGAGTACCCGGACCTGATTGACCGCCTGATCCAGCTGGCATTTGAGCGGTTTGAGGAAAAGAAGAAGAACCGGTACAGCAAGGCTTGA
- the rocF gene encoding arginase has product MTTPTANKTETARPVVGDNIAPKKIRILGVPLDLGASRRGVDMGPSAVRVAGLEARLEALGHIVEDGGNVAVAIAEQKKEGDPHAKYLKEITATCTKHADMVAKTLETGKFPLSLGGDHSMAAGTVAGVAEFYRRQNQKIGLIWIDAHADINTPETSPSGNVHGMPLAAILGLGPGDLSNICGFSPKVQPENCVLIGVRDIDAREKENIKKTGVEVYTMRDIDERGMRTITEEALRVAGRGTAGYHVSLDMDWIDPEDAPGVGTPVRGGASYREAHLAMEIIADHGRMVSFEIVEVNPVIDEHNRTADLAVELALSAFGKKIL; this is encoded by the coding sequence ATGACAACGCCAACCGCCAACAAGACTGAGACCGCCAGGCCCGTGGTCGGGGACAATATTGCTCCCAAGAAGATCCGCATTTTAGGCGTGCCGCTGGACCTGGGCGCCTCCCGCCGCGGCGTGGACATGGGCCCTTCCGCGGTTCGCGTCGCCGGACTGGAAGCGCGTCTGGAAGCCCTGGGCCACATTGTTGAAGATGGCGGCAATGTGGCCGTGGCCATCGCCGAGCAGAAGAAAGAAGGCGATCCCCACGCCAAATATCTGAAAGAAATCACCGCTACCTGTACCAAACATGCGGACATGGTGGCCAAGACTTTGGAAACGGGGAAATTCCCTCTCAGCCTGGGTGGCGACCACTCCATGGCCGCGGGCACGGTGGCCGGCGTGGCGGAGTTTTACCGCCGCCAGAACCAGAAGATCGGCCTGATCTGGATTGACGCCCACGCCGACATCAACACCCCGGAGACCTCGCCCAGCGGCAACGTCCACGGCATGCCGCTGGCGGCGATTCTCGGGCTGGGCCCCGGCGATTTGAGCAACATCTGCGGGTTCTCTCCCAAAGTCCAGCCGGAGAATTGCGTGCTGATCGGCGTGCGCGACATTGACGCCCGCGAGAAAGAAAATATCAAGAAGACCGGCGTGGAAGTCTATACCATGCGCGATATTGACGAACGCGGCATGCGCACCATTACCGAAGAAGCCCTGCGCGTGGCCGGACGCGGCACCGCCGGATATCACGTGTCGCTGGACATGGACTGGATTGATCCGGAAGACGCGCCGGGCGTGGGCACTCCGGTGCGCGGCGGCGCCAGTTATCGCGAGGCCCACCTGGCCATGGAGATCATCGCCGACCACGGCCGCATGGTCAGCTTTGAAATCGTGGAGGTCAACCCGGTGATTGACGAACACAACCGTACCGCTGACCTGGCTGTGGAACTGGCGCTGTCAGCGTTTGGGAAGAAGATCCTGTAG
- a CDS encoding adenine phosphoribosyltransferase, whose translation MAHNCEHLKKLIREVPDFPKKGILFYDITTLLKDRVGFATLIDALSEHYLNAKIDTVLAIEARGFIFGPALAYRLNAGFVPIRKPGKLPAETVKWSYALEYGQDTLEIHKDAIRPGQKVIIVDDLLATGGTANACAQLARSLGAEIAGMGFVVELDFLNGRRKFEGTEIFSLLHYDK comes from the coding sequence ATGGCCCACAACTGTGAGCATCTCAAGAAACTTATTCGCGAGGTGCCGGACTTCCCCAAAAAGGGAATCCTTTTTTACGACATCACCACCCTGCTCAAAGACCGGGTCGGCTTTGCCACGCTCATTGACGCGCTCTCAGAGCACTACCTCAACGCCAAGATCGATACCGTCCTGGCCATCGAGGCCCGTGGATTTATTTTTGGCCCGGCGCTGGCTTATCGCCTGAACGCCGGCTTTGTGCCCATCCGCAAACCGGGCAAGCTGCCGGCGGAAACCGTGAAGTGGAGTTACGCCCTGGAATACGGCCAGGACACGCTGGAAATCCACAAAGACGCCATCCGGCCCGGACAGAAAGTCATTATCGTGGACGACTTGCTGGCTACCGGCGGCACCGCCAACGCCTGCGCGCAACTGGCCCGCTCCCTGGGCGCGGAGATCGCCGGCATGGGCTTTGTGGTGGAGCTGGACTTCCTCAACGGCCGCAGAAAGTTCGAAGGCACGGAAATTTTCTCGTTGCTGCATTATGACAAGTAA
- the asnS gene encoding asparagine--tRNA ligase, whose protein sequence is METTQAPVTTIAELGKHDGQTVTLRGWLYNKRESGKLIFPIFRDGTGVVQGVVPKNQVAPEVFDTLHALTDESSVIVTGKVRADKRAPGGFELDVIGVKVIQRVPEDDPFPIARKEHGIDFLMENRHLWIRTPRQAAILRIRAEIIRAARGYFDDRGYTLTDPPILTPAACEGTSTLFPVKYFEEDAFLTQSGQLYIEATAMALGKVYSFGPTFRAEKSKTRRHLTEFWMVEPEVAYFELHDLMELAENFISHLVQSVLAHRPDDLKTVGRDPAKLENIKPPFPRITYDEAVKMLQEGHAKGLVEHKFEWGGDFGSPDETYLSSQFDKPVMVHRYPTQVKAFYMEPDPQRPELALCVDVLAPEGYGEIIGGSQRIGDYELLRKRIQEHNLPEESFKWYLDLRKYGGVPHSGFGMGIERAVAWICGLEHVRETIPFARTLTRIYP, encoded by the coding sequence ATGGAAACCACACAAGCACCCGTCACCACCATCGCCGAACTGGGCAAGCATGACGGCCAGACCGTCACTCTGCGCGGCTGGCTGTACAACAAGCGTGAAAGCGGCAAGCTCATCTTTCCCATCTTCCGTGACGGCACCGGAGTGGTCCAGGGCGTGGTCCCCAAGAACCAGGTTGCGCCGGAAGTTTTTGACACGCTGCATGCCCTGACCGACGAATCCAGCGTGATCGTCACCGGCAAAGTGCGCGCCGATAAGCGCGCCCCCGGCGGCTTCGAGCTTGACGTCATCGGCGTGAAGGTTATCCAGCGCGTTCCGGAAGACGATCCGTTTCCCATCGCGCGCAAAGAGCACGGTATTGATTTCCTGATGGAAAACCGCCATCTCTGGATTCGGACGCCCCGGCAGGCCGCTATTCTCCGCATTCGCGCGGAAATCATACGCGCCGCGCGCGGGTACTTTGACGACCGCGGTTACACCCTGACTGACCCGCCCATCCTCACGCCGGCCGCGTGTGAAGGCACATCGACGTTATTCCCTGTGAAGTATTTTGAGGAAGACGCGTTCCTCACCCAATCCGGCCAGCTCTACATTGAAGCCACGGCCATGGCGCTGGGCAAGGTGTACTCGTTTGGTCCGACGTTCCGCGCGGAAAAATCCAAGACGCGCCGCCACCTGACCGAGTTCTGGATGGTGGAACCGGAAGTCGCCTACTTCGAACTGCATGACCTGATGGAGCTGGCGGAAAACTTCATCAGCCATCTGGTGCAGAGCGTGCTCGCCCATCGCCCGGACGATTTGAAGACCGTTGGCCGCGACCCGGCGAAGCTGGAAAACATCAAGCCGCCTTTCCCCCGCATCACCTATGACGAAGCCGTGAAAATGCTGCAGGAAGGCCACGCCAAAGGCCTGGTGGAGCACAAGTTCGAGTGGGGTGGAGATTTCGGCTCGCCTGACGAAACTTACTTGTCTTCGCAATTTGATAAGCCGGTGATGGTGCATCGCTACCCCACACAGGTAAAAGCGTTTTACATGGAGCCCGATCCGCAGCGTCCTGAGCTTGCGTTGTGCGTGGACGTGCTGGCGCCGGAAGGTTACGGCGAGATCATCGGCGGCTCGCAACGCATTGGCGACTACGAGCTCTTGCGCAAGCGGATTCAGGAACACAATCTGCCGGAAGAATCCTTCAAGTGGTATCTGGACTTGCGCAAGTACGGCGGCGTGCCGCACTCCGGATTTGGCATGGGCATTGAGCGCGCCGTCGCATGGATCTGCGGACTGGAGCACGTGCGCGAGACAATTCCTTTCGCCCGTACGCTGACGCGAATTTATCCCTAA
- a CDS encoding acylphosphatase yields MIARSYIVRGRVQGVGFRWFVDHEARQLGLAGWVRNNIDGTVEVLAMGSAEQHAALLSKLQRGPRAARVDEVQQLPAEPVAGLTTFRIEGAW; encoded by the coding sequence ATGATTGCCCGCAGCTACATTGTTCGCGGCCGCGTACAGGGCGTAGGGTTCCGCTGGTTCGTGGACCATGAAGCCCGCCAGCTCGGCCTGGCCGGGTGGGTCCGCAACAATATTGACGGCACGGTGGAAGTGCTGGCGATGGGCAGCGCGGAGCAGCACGCGGCATTGCTTAGCAAATTGCAGCGCGGACCGCGGGCTGCGCGCGTGGACGAAGTCCAGCAGCTCCCGGCCGAACCCGTGGCCGGGCTCACAACTTTCCGCATTGAAGGAGCGTGGTAA
- a CDS encoding VOC family protein — MKRISPMLAVANMEETIAFYQMVLGFTITLQSPKYSIVERDGQTIHFMQAASEEVMQCVRGHAEIYIECVASILSGSM, encoded by the coding sequence GTGAAGCGAATCAGCCCCATGCTGGCCGTGGCCAACATGGAGGAAACAATCGCCTTTTACCAGATGGTGCTTGGATTCACCATCACCCTGCAGTCGCCGAAGTATTCGATCGTGGAACGTGATGGCCAGACCATCCATTTCATGCAAGCCGCGTCAGAAGAAGTCATGCAGTGTGTCCGGGGACACGCGGAGATATACATTGAGTGCGTGGCATCCATTCTCTCTGGGAGCATGTGA
- a CDS encoding energy transducer TonB: MATLFSVAAFGATQELPSPQQLVQASNSATDLAETGPYRLQATVVVFESGRKVGTGHLTLDRDGDNVREEMSFTDYQETTVITGGRLSLVRKPVVPLRFVERIRKLDRLWIITLPAAAVAGAAKQQTVHDSPAICFDLKLDKQSSMRSCFDPASKLLISHETKTLADSPTVLFSDYQPFAGKKYPATVRSLTHAGKPVVEAHDITLTAMQFEPDHFKPLPGGLEYRTCRDMQPPRVTSTVEPHYPPLARQAHIQGVVSILAIIGTDGKLTPTEVLRGHPILAKASLEALREWKYVPAMCPDGPVATETELRIEFHMM, encoded by the coding sequence TTGGCAACGCTCTTTTCCGTGGCCGCCTTCGGGGCTACGCAAGAATTGCCCAGCCCTCAGCAATTGGTCCAGGCGTCGAACAGCGCCACCGATCTCGCCGAGACTGGGCCCTATCGCCTGCAAGCCACGGTAGTGGTCTTTGAGTCGGGAAGAAAAGTAGGAACCGGCCACCTTACCCTTGACCGCGACGGCGACAACGTTCGCGAGGAAATGAGCTTTACCGATTACCAGGAAACCACGGTCATCACGGGCGGCAGGCTTTCTCTGGTGCGCAAGCCGGTGGTGCCTTTGCGCTTCGTGGAGCGGATACGCAAGCTTGACCGCCTTTGGATCATCACGCTGCCGGCTGCGGCCGTTGCCGGAGCAGCCAAGCAACAAACGGTGCACGACTCGCCCGCAATTTGCTTTGATCTGAAGCTGGACAAGCAATCGAGCATGCGCTCTTGCTTTGATCCAGCCAGCAAGTTGCTCATCAGCCATGAAACTAAAACCTTGGCAGACAGCCCTACGGTCCTGTTTTCCGACTACCAGCCGTTCGCCGGCAAGAAATATCCTGCAACAGTTCGCTCTCTCACTCATGCCGGGAAGCCGGTAGTTGAAGCACACGACATTACTTTGACGGCCATGCAGTTTGAGCCCGATCATTTCAAGCCCTTGCCCGGCGGCCTTGAGTACCGCACATGCCGTGATATGCAGCCACCCCGGGTGACCAGCACAGTGGAGCCACATTATCCTCCGTTGGCCCGCCAAGCTCACATCCAGGGTGTTGTCAGCATTCTGGCCATCATCGGGACTGACGGCAAACTAACGCCAACTGAGGTGCTGCGTGGGCATCCCATCCTGGCAAAGGCAAGTCTCGAAGCATTGCGGGAATGGAAATACGTCCCTGCCATGTGCCCTGACGGTCCGGTAGCAACGGAAACCGAGCTCCGGATCGAATTTCACATGATGTGA
- a CDS encoding DUF2569 family protein translates to MFCARCGQQIPDASELCPLCGREAVLHLPPSSPSDPLAAPHASPQVQPRARVAFGGGPIGVGGWLLFFCITITILSPVAIFSQSAALIRRRGLQTSTGTLIYVARAAYGIVVGIFLWMGHPVAMFLLRIYFAILSFSILIAILFVVLAGLRGANPVAISESAAPVMQLTAYVLIWASYFLKSVRVRNTYGRNL, encoded by the coding sequence ATGTTCTGCGCGCGCTGCGGACAACAGATTCCGGACGCTTCTGAACTTTGCCCGCTTTGCGGACGTGAGGCGGTCCTGCATCTCCCGCCTTCCTCCCCCAGCGATCCGCTCGCAGCTCCGCACGCAAGCCCCCAGGTCCAACCCCGCGCCAGGGTTGCATTCGGCGGAGGCCCCATCGGCGTTGGCGGCTGGCTGCTGTTCTTCTGCATAACCATCACTATTCTCAGTCCCGTCGCAATCTTTAGCCAATCAGCCGCATTGATCCGGCGGCGCGGCCTGCAAACCAGCACAGGTACCCTAATTTACGTGGCCCGCGCGGCCTACGGCATCGTGGTGGGAATCTTTCTCTGGATGGGCCATCCTGTTGCGATGTTCCTGCTCCGCATCTACTTTGCCATTCTGAGCTTCTCAATCCTCATTGCGATTCTGTTTGTTGTGCTAGCGGGTTTACGTGGAGCAAACCCTGTAGCTATTTCTGAGTCCGCGGCGCCTGTTATGCAGCTGACGGCTTACGTGTTGATATGGGCTTCTTATTTCCTCAAATCCGTACGCGTGCGGAACACCTACGGCCGAAATCTCTAG
- the efp gene encoding elongation factor P: MAIPATQMRPGMIIKHNNDLHSVFTVEHRTPGNLRAFIQAKLRNIRTGAMFEHRFRSGDPIEKVTVDEIPMEYLYQDNDTYCFMNTENYEQTHLNRDVLGDAVDYLTPNLQIRVEFYDGKAVGIELPQTVVLTVVETEPGLKAATASSVTKPAKTETGLIVYVPPFINEGEKIKVDTAEGAYLSRA, from the coding sequence ATGGCGATTCCAGCAACCCAGATGCGCCCGGGGATGATCATCAAGCACAACAATGACCTGCATTCGGTCTTCACCGTGGAGCATCGTACGCCGGGCAACTTGCGCGCGTTCATCCAGGCCAAGCTGCGCAACATCCGCACCGGCGCCATGTTTGAGCACCGCTTCCGCTCCGGCGACCCCATTGAAAAGGTCACGGTGGATGAAATCCCCATGGAGTACCTCTACCAGGACAACGACACCTACTGCTTCATGAACACCGAAAACTACGAGCAGACCCATTTGAATCGCGACGTTCTGGGCGACGCCGTGGATTACCTCACGCCCAACCTGCAGATCCGCGTGGAGTTCTATGACGGCAAAGCCGTGGGGATTGAGCTTCCGCAGACCGTGGTCCTCACCGTGGTGGAGACCGAGCCTGGACTCAAGGCGGCCACCGCGTCCAGCGTGACCAAGCCCGCCAAGACGGAAACCGGACTGATCGTCTATGTGCCGCCGTTCATCAATGAAGGCGAAAAGATCAAAGTGGACACCGCTGAAGGCGCGTATCTGTCGCGCGCATAG